The following are encoded together in the Parabacteroides chongii genome:
- a CDS encoding DUF349 domain-containing protein, which translates to MKDTHETNLPAEETGKLEETKAPEVTPENTAAEVETTETPEEATANAIGKLSKEEILEKLTGLVDAAAETARNEVESLKQAFYKIHRAEVEESKKTFLEDGGEEKDFVAPEDEAENKLKELLAVYKEKRAAILAEEDRVKAANYALKLQLIDQLKVLTESQDDFNKLYNDFKDIQQRWKEIKLVPQEHANELWKNYQTYSERFYDIIKINNQFRDYDFKKNLELKTALCETVEKLQTEPDVVSAFHQLQKLHQQWREIGPVAKELREELWARFKAASTVINKRHQEHFESLKSKEQENLIAKTAICEEIEGINFEALKTFKDWEEKNKEVIALQEKWKTIGFAPKKSNVKIFERFRAACDIYFNKKSTFYKGIKEEMEKNLELKKALCEKAEALKDSTEWKSTTEKMIALQKEWKTIGSVARKHSDIVWKRFISACDYFFEQKNKNVSSQKSVEQTNLAAKKALIEKINKLDEALGADDALAELKGLMAEWNTIGHVPFKEKDKIYKEYHEAVDNQFDRLKVDQTDRKMQSFRSNLNDMTSGEHGKGKLYGEREKLMRMYDRMKNELQTYENNIGFLSISSKGGGGLVKEMERKIEKLKDEMALIIKKIDAIDENLE; encoded by the coding sequence ATGAAGGACACTCATGAAACTAATCTGCCGGCTGAAGAAACTGGCAAATTGGAAGAAACTAAAGCTCCGGAAGTGACTCCGGAAAACACTGCGGCTGAAGTTGAAACAACTGAAACCCCGGAGGAAGCGACAGCGAATGCGATCGGTAAATTATCGAAAGAAGAAATTCTTGAAAAATTAACCGGTTTGGTAGATGCCGCAGCCGAAACGGCACGTAACGAGGTGGAATCGTTAAAACAGGCATTCTACAAAATCCACAGAGCCGAAGTTGAAGAATCGAAGAAAACATTCCTCGAAGACGGAGGAGAAGAAAAGGATTTCGTTGCACCTGAAGATGAAGCCGAAAACAAACTGAAAGAATTGCTGGCTGTGTACAAAGAAAAAAGAGCAGCAATCCTGGCTGAAGAAGATCGGGTGAAAGCAGCTAATTATGCTCTGAAACTCCAACTGATCGATCAGTTAAAAGTCTTGACTGAAAGCCAGGACGATTTCAACAAACTATACAACGACTTTAAGGACATCCAGCAGAGATGGAAAGAAATTAAACTCGTACCACAGGAACATGCAAACGAACTGTGGAAAAACTATCAGACTTACAGCGAAAGATTCTACGATATTATCAAGATCAACAATCAGTTCCGGGATTACGATTTCAAGAAGAATCTGGAACTGAAAACAGCCTTATGCGAAACAGTTGAAAAGCTGCAAACGGAGCCTGATGTAGTATCTGCGTTCCACCAGCTTCAGAAACTGCACCAGCAATGGCGTGAGATCGGTCCGGTGGCAAAAGAACTGCGTGAAGAGCTGTGGGCTCGTTTCAAAGCGGCTTCTACCGTGATCAACAAACGTCATCAGGAGCACTTCGAATCACTGAAATCGAAAGAACAGGAAAACCTGATAGCTAAAACTGCTATCTGCGAAGAAATAGAAGGTATCAACTTCGAAGCTTTGAAGACATTCAAAGACTGGGAAGAAAAGAATAAAGAAGTGATCGCTTTACAGGAAAAATGGAAAACAATCGGTTTTGCACCGAAAAAATCCAATGTGAAGATATTTGAACGCTTCCGTGCGGCCTGCGACATTTATTTCAATAAGAAAAGTACTTTCTACAAAGGTATTAAGGAAGAGATGGAAAAGAATCTCGAACTGAAAAAAGCCTTGTGTGAAAAAGCGGAAGCCTTGAAAGACAGCACAGAATGGAAGAGTACGACTGAAAAGATGATCGCTTTGCAGAAAGAATGGAAAACGATCGGTTCGGTAGCCCGTAAACATTCGGATATCGTTTGGAAACGTTTTATTTCTGCCTGTGATTATTTCTTCGAGCAAAAGAATAAAAATGTTTCTTCTCAGAAGAGCGTGGAACAGACAAACCTGGCTGCCAAGAAGGCCTTGATCGAAAAGATCAACAAGCTCGATGAAGCTTTGGGAGCTGATGACGCTTTAGCTGAACTGAAAGGCTTGATGGCTGAATGGAATACGATCGGTCACGTACCTTTCAAGGAAAAAGATAAAATCTATAAAGAGTATCACGAAGCTGTAGACAACCAGTTCGATCGTCTGAAAGTCGACCAGACAGACCGCAAAATGCAGTCGTTCCGTAGTAATCTGAACGACATGACAAGCGGAGAACACGGGAAAGGCAAACTGTACGGTGAACGTGAAAAGCTGATGAGAATGTATGACCGCATGAAAAATGAATTGCAGACATACGAAAACAACATCGGCTTCCTTAGCATCTCCTCCAAAGGCGGTGGCGGTCTCGTGAAAGAAATGGAGCGTAAGATCGAAAAGCTAAAAGATGAGATGGCGCTCATAATCAAAAAGATCGATGCGATAGATGAAAATCTCGAATAA
- a CDS encoding M23 family metallopeptidase, with product MKIRTLLFICCTTLMASAVSAQPKGEDTPKQTIHIVKMDKRVSELMADRVTIRKDMGLKELAEINARVDETLADKEALMFPADELYGSNWDTRWVDPFRGGSKVEMPDSCEIDCSTFILPIDTMTRVTSKYGPRRRRMHKGIDLKVQIGDTIRAAFDGKVRIRNFERRGYGNYLVVRHPNGLETVYGHLSKMLVDVNDIVRAGDPIALGGNTGRSTGSHLHFETRFLGQAINPADIIDFENSVPHQDTYVFHNIKINGRKSNIYTSSSDQMVYHRVKSGDTLGKIARMYGTSVNELCRLNGIKSTSMLRLGQSIRCSAGRSSSVAAKSETKPAAAKATTTVAAKTTKTTTVEAVTPVASLTGNASTAQVAEPVYHRIKSGDTLGALAAKYGTTVSKLCEMNGISKTTVLKLGRSIRCK from the coding sequence ATGAAGATAAGAACACTACTTTTTATTTGTTGTACTACCCTCATGGCATCGGCAGTTTCGGCACAGCCTAAAGGGGAAGATACTCCAAAGCAGACTATACATATAGTGAAAATGGACAAACGCGTATCCGAACTGATGGCTGACCGCGTCACTATCCGTAAAGATATGGGTTTGAAAGAACTGGCCGAAATCAATGCCCGTGTTGATGAAACACTGGCTGATAAAGAAGCTCTCATGTTTCCCGCAGACGAGTTGTACGGCTCAAATTGGGATACCCGTTGGGTTGATCCTTTCCGTGGTGGCTCCAAAGTAGAAATGCCTGATTCATGTGAAATAGATTGTTCGACATTTATACTTCCCATTGATACTATGACACGGGTTACTTCCAAATATGGTCCTCGCCGTCGCCGTATGCATAAGGGGATTGACCTGAAGGTTCAGATCGGTGATACGATCCGTGCCGCATTTGACGGAAAAGTCCGTATTCGTAATTTCGAACGTCGTGGATACGGCAATTATCTGGTGGTTCGCCATCCGAACGGACTGGAAACTGTATACGGTCATTTATCGAAAATGTTAGTGGATGTAAATGATATTGTACGCGCAGGTGATCCGATCGCATTAGGAGGAAATACCGGACGTTCTACCGGTTCCCATCTTCACTTTGAAACCCGCTTCCTGGGACAGGCTATCAATCCGGCCGACATTATTGACTTCGAAAACTCTGTGCCTCACCAGGATACTTATGTATTCCATAATATAAAGATTAACGGACGCAAGAGTAATATTTATACTTCTTCCAGCGACCAGATGGTTTACCACCGTGTGAAATCGGGTGATACGCTGGGTAAGATTGCACGTATGTACGGAACCAGCGTGAATGAGCTTTGCCGTTTGAACGGTATTAAGAGTACTTCAATGCTTCGCTTAGGTCAGTCTATTCGGTGCAGTGCAGGTAGAAGTTCAAGCGTAGCTGCTAAATCGGAAACTAAACCGGCTGCAGCAAAAGCAACGACGACTGTGGCTGCTAAAACAACTAAGACAACAACCGTAGAGGCCGTAACACCTGTTGCTTCATTGACAGGAAATGCTTCAACAGCTCAGGTTGCAGAACCTGTTTATCACCGTATCAAAAGTGGTGATACACTGGGAGCTTTGGCGGCTAAATATGGAACAACTGTCAGCAAGTTGTGTGAGATGAACGGAATATCCAAGACAACCGTATTGAAACTGGGACGTTCCATCCGTTGTAAATAA
- the tpiA gene encoding triose-phosphate isomerase, translating into MRKNIVAGNWKMNTTLQEGLELAKGLNEALKGKAINCDVIIGTPFTHLASVAAAIDTDKIGVAAENCADKEKGAYTGEVSAAMVASTGAKYVILGHSERRAYYHETPAILKTKVELALANGLTPIFCIGEVLEEREAGKHFEVVDAQIKESLFDLSAEDFGKIVLAYEPVWAIGTGKTASAEQAEEIHAHIRATLAAKYGQEIADNCTILYGGSCNGGNAKELFSKPNVDGGLIGGASLAVDKFMPIIEAF; encoded by the coding sequence ATGAGAAAGAATATTGTTGCAGGAAACTGGAAGATGAACACTACTCTTCAGGAAGGCCTGGAATTAGCAAAAGGATTAAATGAAGCCCTGAAAGGCAAAGCTATCAACTGTGATGTAATCATCGGTACTCCGTTCACTCATTTGGCAAGCGTTGCTGCTGCTATCGATACAGATAAGATCGGTGTCGCTGCAGAAAACTGTGCAGACAAGGAAAAAGGAGCTTACACTGGTGAAGTTTCTGCTGCTATGGTTGCTTCTACAGGAGCTAAATATGTGATCCTGGGTCACTCTGAAAGACGTGCTTACTACCACGAAACTCCGGCTATCCTGAAAACGAAAGTTGAATTGGCTCTGGCTAACGGCCTGACTCCGATCTTCTGTATCGGTGAAGTGCTGGAAGAGAGAGAAGCAGGCAAACACTTCGAAGTGGTTGACGCACAGATCAAAGAATCTTTGTTCGATCTTTCTGCTGAAGATTTCGGCAAGATTGTATTGGCTTACGAACCGGTTTGGGCAATTGGTACAGGTAAGACTGCTTCTGCTGAACAGGCTGAAGAAATCCACGCTCATATCCGCGCAACATTAGCTGCTAAATATGGTCAGGAAATAGCTGACAACTGCACTATCCTGTATGGTGGTAGCTGTAACGGTGGCAACGCTAAAGAATTGTTCTCTAAACCGAACGTAGACGGTGGTCTGATCGGTGGTGCTTCTTTGGCTGTTGATAAATTCATGCCGATCATCGAAGCATTTTAA
- the recG gene encoding ATP-dependent DNA helicase RecG: MLDLDKRSLMYLPGVGPKKAEILRKEAGISSYEDLLFYFPYKYIDRSRFYKVSEITGNMPYIQLKGRILYYDTACEGRTRRLVAKFSDGTGTIDLVWFKGLNYVTDKYKTGTEYIVFGKPTEFGHIYNIPHPDIDPIDQADQVAAGLTPFYNTSEKMKKSFLNSRAIQNLQYTLLSSLNWNLPETLPADILSRIQMMPLKEAIRNVHFPESTEKLRLAQLRLKFDELFFIQLNILRTASLRKLKLKGIVFPTVGDYFNTFYKEYLPFELTGAQKRVVKEIRADMGSGRQMNRLLQGDVGSGKTLVALLSMLLAVDNHCQACMMAPTEILATQHYATVMEFLKDMDIRVALLTGSTKKKERNVLLPAIASGEIQIVIGTHALIEETVVFSSLGLAIIDEQHRFGVEQRSRLWKKNTVVPHVLVMTATPIPRTLAMTLYGDLDVSVIDELPPGRKPIQTVHRYDNKKAQLYDFLRKEIQLGRQVYVVYPLIEGSEKLDYKNLEDGFETFKEVFPEYKVCMVHGKMKAADKETEMQKFITGEAQILMATTVIEVGVNVPNASVMVIESAERFGLSQLHQLRGRVGRGAEQSYCILVSSYKLSNDTRKRLEIMVNSNNGFEIAEADLRLRGHGDLEGTQQSGEGLDLKIANLAADGQILQYARDIAQEVLDKDPELLSEPNRILNERLKTLFTRKINWGMIS; the protein is encoded by the coding sequence ATGCTTGATCTCGACAAACGATCCCTCATGTATCTGCCGGGTGTAGGCCCGAAGAAAGCGGAGATATTACGGAAAGAAGCCGGAATATCTTCGTATGAAGATTTGTTGTTTTATTTCCCGTATAAATATATTGACCGCAGTCGTTTTTATAAGGTTTCCGAGATAACGGGGAATATGCCTTATATTCAGTTGAAGGGGCGTATCCTGTATTATGATACGGCGTGTGAAGGAAGAACCCGCCGTTTGGTTGCCAAGTTTTCCGATGGGACCGGGACGATCGACCTGGTTTGGTTTAAAGGACTTAATTATGTGACTGATAAATATAAAACGGGAACGGAGTATATCGTATTCGGCAAACCGACTGAATTTGGACATATCTATAATATACCCCATCCTGATATCGATCCGATCGATCAGGCAGATCAGGTGGCAGCAGGGCTGACCCCTTTTTATAATACTTCGGAAAAGATGAAGAAATCGTTCCTCAATTCGAGGGCGATCCAGAATTTGCAATATACTTTATTGAGTTCGTTGAACTGGAATTTACCGGAAACGTTGCCGGCGGACATCTTGTCGCGCATTCAGATGATGCCGTTGAAAGAGGCGATCCGCAATGTCCATTTCCCCGAATCGACAGAGAAACTGAGACTTGCCCAGTTGCGACTGAAATTCGACGAACTCTTTTTTATACAATTGAATATCCTTCGTACCGCCAGCCTGCGTAAACTCAAGCTGAAAGGAATCGTTTTTCCTACTGTCGGAGACTATTTCAACACCTTTTATAAAGAGTATCTCCCGTTCGAACTGACCGGTGCACAAAAGCGGGTAGTCAAGGAGATCCGTGCCGATATGGGAAGCGGACGGCAGATGAACCGTCTGTTGCAGGGGGATGTGGGAAGTGGAAAAACATTGGTCGCTTTGCTCTCCATGTTGCTGGCTGTCGATAATCATTGCCAGGCATGTATGATGGCACCGACGGAAATTCTGGCAACGCAGCATTATGCTACTGTGATGGAGTTTCTGAAGGATATGGATATTCGTGTCGCTTTATTGACCGGATCGACCAAAAAGAAAGAGCGTAACGTCCTGTTGCCGGCTATTGCCAGCGGTGAAATACAGATTGTTATAGGCACGCATGCCTTGATTGAAGAAACAGTCGTCTTCTCGTCGCTGGGGTTGGCTATTATCGATGAACAACACCGTTTCGGTGTGGAGCAGCGTTCCCGTTTATGGAAAAAGAATACCGTTGTGCCTCACGTACTGGTAATGACGGCGACGCCGATTCCCCGGACGCTTGCTATGACCTTGTATGGCGATTTGGATGTGTCCGTTATCGACGAATTGCCACCGGGTCGTAAACCGATTCAGACCGTACACCGTTATGACAATAAAAAAGCTCAGTTATACGATTTCCTGCGGAAAGAAATTCAGTTGGGACGCCAGGTCTATGTGGTGTATCCGCTGATCGAAGGAAGTGAGAAGCTGGATTATAAGAATTTGGAAGATGGATTCGAAACCTTTAAGGAAGTCTTTCCCGAATATAAAGTCTGTATGGTACACGGAAAGATGAAAGCAGCGGATAAAGAGACGGAAATGCAGAAATTCATTACCGGAGAGGCACAGATATTGATGGCTACGACAGTGATAGAGGTGGGCGTGAATGTGCCGAATGCTTCCGTGATGGTGATTGAAAGTGCTGAGCGTTTCGGCTTGTCGCAGCTACATCAGTTGCGTGGTCGGGTGGGACGTGGTGCAGAGCAGTCCTATTGCATCCTTGTCTCTTCTTATAAATTAAGCAATGATACCCGTAAGCGTCTGGAAATAATGGTGAACAGCAATAACGGATTTGAAATAGCCGAGGCCGATCTCCGTCTCCGGGGACATGGTGATCTGGAAGGAACGCAGCAAAGCGGAGAGGGACTGGACCTTAAAATAGCGAATCTGGCAGCCGATGGTCAGATACTTCAATATGCCCGCGATATTGCACAGGAAGTTTTGGACAAAGATCCGGAGTTACTGTCCGAACCTAACCGGATTTTGAACGAAAGGTTAAAAACTCTTTTCACAAGAAAGATAAACTGGGGAATGATTAGTTGA
- a CDS encoding BT_3928 family protein, producing the protein MNYKETAIKILTECSRLLIGVVFIFSGFVKAVDPVGGAIKIGDYLTSFGLDMLQPFTALVSFALSAAEFAMGVCMLLGVYRRYNSFLVLLFMVFMTPLTLYLALFNPVSDCGCFGDAIVISNWETFFKNLVLSAAAIMVFMHSGKMFQCFTYKVYWFVALFSYFFCIGFAYWNYNHLPVMDFRPYKIGANIPQLMSIPEGAPEDEYKYTFVYEKEGVKKEFSLEDYPSEDSTWTFVESKTELIKNGYEPPVASFNIYDGEGDDVTDDILHNPQPVLLLIAPKLEKANDEKIDEINGVYDYALEHELPFYCVTGSSPEMIDEWSDNTGAEYPFRMADEVLLKTIIRSNPGLVLLKDGTVMAKWHYNDIPDEEHVKSVIEEHLNGSETKEKEDGWLVTILSTFTVPLLLVWVYDFFRFRRRRRAEAE; encoded by the coding sequence ATGAACTATAAAGAGACTGCAATAAAGATACTGACAGAGTGCAGCCGTCTGCTGATCGGAGTCGTATTTATTTTCTCCGGTTTTGTAAAGGCGGTCGATCCGGTGGGAGGAGCCATTAAGATAGGCGATTATCTGACTTCTTTCGGATTGGATATGTTGCAGCCTTTTACCGCCCTCGTTTCTTTTGCCCTCTCTGCTGCCGAGTTTGCGATGGGTGTCTGCATGCTTTTAGGGGTGTATCGTCGCTATAACTCTTTCCTTGTTTTACTTTTCATGGTGTTCATGACGCCGCTGACGTTATATCTAGCCTTGTTCAATCCGGTTTCCGACTGTGGTTGTTTCGGGGATGCGATTGTGATTTCCAACTGGGAGACTTTCTTCAAGAATCTGGTCCTGTCTGCTGCTGCCATCATGGTATTTATGCATTCCGGTAAGATGTTCCAGTGTTTTACCTATAAGGTGTATTGGTTCGTGGCCTTGTTTTCCTACTTTTTCTGTATAGGTTTTGCTTACTGGAATTACAACCATCTGCCGGTGATGGATTTCCGGCCTTATAAAATAGGAGCAAATATACCGCAATTGATGTCTATTCCGGAAGGAGCGCCTGAAGACGAGTATAAGTATACCTTTGTTTATGAGAAAGAGGGTGTCAAGAAGGAGTTTTCATTGGAAGATTATCCTTCTGAGGACAGTACCTGGACCTTTGTCGAATCGAAGACCGAACTGATAAAGAATGGATATGAGCCTCCCGTGGCTTCCTTTAATATCTATGACGGGGAAGGTGACGATGTGACCGACGATATATTGCATAACCCGCAACCGGTCCTCTTGCTGATAGCTCCGAAACTGGAAAAGGCAAACGACGAAAAGATCGATGAAATAAACGGTGTGTATGATTATGCGCTCGAACATGAATTGCCCTTTTATTGCGTGACCGGTTCTTCCCCTGAAATGATCGACGAATGGAGTGACAATACCGGGGCTGAATATCCGTTCCGTATGGCAGACGAAGTGTTGCTGAAAACGATTATCCGTTCCAATCCCGGACTGGTGCTGTTGAAAGACGGTACGGTGATGGCTAAATGGCATTATAACGATATCCCCGATGAGGAACATGTAAAGTCCGTCATAGAAGAACATCTGAACGGGAGTGAAACAAAAGAGAAAGAAGATGGCTGGCTTGTTACCATCCTATCGACTTTTACCGTACCTTTGCTGCTCGTTTGGGTATATGACTTTTTCCGTTTCCGCCGGAGACGGAGAGCTGAGGCTGAATAA
- a CDS encoding DUF1599 domain-containing protein, with protein sequence MADTKEQFEKVISQCRELFEKKLKDYGPSWRIMRPQSLTDQIFIKANRIRSLEIKGVSMVDEGIRPEFVAIVNYGVIGLIQLAKGFSDTTDMTNEEALALYDKYITETKELMYAKNHDYDEAWRSMRISSYTDLILMKIYRTKQIESHGGKTIVSEGVDANYMDMINYALFGLIKLEYGEE encoded by the coding sequence ATGGCTGATACGAAAGAACAGTTCGAAAAAGTGATCTCCCAGTGCCGGGAGTTGTTCGAAAAGAAGTTGAAAGATTACGGTCCTTCTTGGCGGATCATGCGTCCCCAGTCGTTGACCGACCAGATATTTATTAAGGCAAACCGTATCCGTAGCCTTGAGATCAAAGGGGTGAGCATGGTGGATGAAGGGATACGTCCCGAGTTTGTAGCCATCGTTAATTATGGCGTGATCGGATTGATCCAGCTGGCTAAAGGTTTTTCAGATACCACGGATATGACGAACGAGGAAGCATTGGCATTGTATGATAAATACATTACGGAGACCAAAGAGTTGATGTATGCCAAGAATCATGATTACGACGAAGCGTGGCGAAGCATGCGTATCAGTTCTTATACCGACCTGATCCTGATGAAAATCTATCGTACCAAGCAGATCGAAAGCCACGGCGGCAAAACAATCGTTTCGGAGGGCGTGGATGCCAATTATATGGATATGATTAATTATGCCCTGTTCGGTTTGATCAAACTGGAATACGGCGAAGAGTAA
- a CDS encoding SPOR domain-containing protein encodes MKKFPCIALLFMLLACVTGASAQISTDGSAQTIFDDLQTSKPGKGEVIVNQPEALRKMIGVRMYGENVEKTDSTAFLKIQGFRTQVFSGNNQRKSKDEAFEKEKKIKELFPTVPTYVTYTAPFWKLRVGDFRSHEEAYHMQRLLMTAFPSFGKEMYIVKEEVRIPLN; translated from the coding sequence ATGAAGAAATTCCCTTGTATCGCTTTATTATTCATGTTGCTGGCCTGTGTGACCGGAGCGTCTGCACAGATAAGTACGGATGGATCGGCTCAGACGATCTTTGACGACTTGCAAACATCGAAGCCGGGTAAAGGCGAGGTGATTGTCAACCAGCCGGAGGCCCTTCGTAAAATGATCGGAGTGCGTATGTACGGTGAAAATGTCGAGAAGACGGACAGTACTGCTTTCCTGAAGATACAAGGATTCCGGACACAGGTGTTTTCCGGTAATAACCAGCGTAAGTCGAAAGATGAAGCTTTTGAGAAAGAAAAGAAGATCAAGGAACTTTTCCCGACAGTCCCGACTTATGTGACCTATACCGCTCCGTTCTGGAAACTGCGTGTAGGCGATTTCCGTTCACATGAAGAGGCTTATCATATGCAGCGCCTGTTGATGACTGCTTTCCCTTCATTCGGAAAAGAAATGTATATTGTAAAAGAAGAAGTAAGAATCCCTCTGAATTAA
- the folE gene encoding GTP cyclohydrolase I FolE encodes MTKDIDAKTLAEREELAGHYKQILGLLGEDAEREGLLKTPERVAKAMQFLTKGYNEDPAQVLASAMFQEEDYKQMVIVKDIDFFSLCEHHMLPFFGKAHVAYIPKKYITGLSKIPRVVDIFARRLQIQERLTMQIKDCIQQTLDPLGVMVVIEAQHMCMQMRGVEKQNSLTTTSDFTGFFQQAKTREEFMNLIKNNR; translated from the coding sequence ATGACAAAAGATATAGACGCAAAGACCTTGGCTGAACGCGAAGAACTGGCTGGCCATTACAAACAAATACTTGGTTTGTTAGGTGAGGATGCCGAACGTGAAGGTCTGCTCAAAACGCCGGAACGTGTAGCTAAGGCTATGCAGTTTTTAACTAAAGGATACAACGAAGACCCTGCCCAGGTATTAGCTTCCGCCATGTTCCAGGAGGAGGATTACAAGCAGATGGTTATTGTAAAGGACATTGATTTCTTCTCTCTTTGTGAACATCATATGTTGCCTTTCTTCGGAAAAGCTCATGTCGCTTATATCCCTAAGAAATATATTACAGGCTTAAGCAAGATTCCCCGTGTAGTGGATATCTTCGCCCGCCGTTTGCAGATACAGGAACGCCTGACGATGCAGATCAAGGATTGTATCCAGCAGACACTCGATCCGCTGGGTGTAATGGTTGTGATCGAAGCACAGCATATGTGCATGCAGATGCGTGGGGTAGAAAAACAAAATTCCCTGACAACGACTTCCGATTTCACAGGTTTCTTCCAGCAGGCAAAGACTCGCGAAGAGTTTATGAACCTGATTAAGAATAATCGGTAG
- a CDS encoding sodium ion-translocating decarboxylase subunit beta has translation MKEIFQNLYEMTAFSNIIAEPQFLIMYAIAFILLYLGIKKQYEPLLLVPIAFGVLLANFPGGDMGVIQADENGLINVNGVMKNIWEMPLHDIAHELGIMNFIYYMLIKTGFLPPIIFMGVGALTDFGPMLRNLRLSIFGAAAQLGIFTVLLVAILMGFTPKEAASLGIIGGADGPTAIFTTIKLAPHLLGPIAIAAYSYMALVPVIIPLVVNLLCSKKELSINMKEQEKKYPSTTEIKNLRVLKIIFPIVVTTVVALFVPSAVPLIGMLMFGNLVKEIGTNTFRLFDAASNSIMNAATIFLGLSVGATMTAEAFLNLTTIGIVVGGFLAFALSIAGGIFFVKLFNLFTKKKINPLIGATGLSAVPMASRVANEIALKYDPKNHVLQYCMASNISGVIGSAVAAGVLISFLG, from the coding sequence ATGAAAGAGATATTTCAAAATCTGTACGAAATGACTGCGTTCAGCAACATTATTGCTGAACCGCAATTCTTGATCATGTATGCAATCGCATTCATATTGCTTTACCTGGGCATCAAAAAACAATATGAGCCTTTGCTGCTTGTCCCTATTGCTTTCGGAGTACTGCTAGCCAACTTCCCGGGAGGTGATATGGGCGTGATCCAGGCTGACGAGAACGGGCTGATCAATGTAAATGGAGTTATGAAAAACATCTGGGAAATGCCTTTGCACGACATTGCGCATGAACTGGGGATCATGAACTTCATTTACTACATGCTGATCAAGACCGGATTCCTTCCGCCAATCATCTTTATGGGCGTAGGTGCTCTGACCGACTTTGGCCCGATGCTCCGTAACCTTCGTTTGTCTATTTTCGGTGCGGCAGCACAGCTGGGTATATTCACCGTATTATTGGTAGCCATCCTGATGGGATTCACTCCGAAAGAGGCGGCATCATTGGGTATTATCGGTGGTGCTGATGGTCCTACGGCAATCTTTACGACCATCAAACTGGCCCCGCATTTATTAGGTCCGATCGCTATCGCGGCTTATTCATATATGGCATTGGTACCGGTAATCATACCTTTGGTGGTAAATCTTCTTTGTTCTAAAAAAGAATTAAGCATCAACATGAAAGAGCAGGAAAAGAAATATCCGTCCACAACAGAAATCAAGAATCTGCGTGTACTGAAAATCATTTTCCCGATCGTAGTAACAACGGTTGTAGCGCTGTTCGTGCCAAGTGCCGTACCTTTGATCGGTATGCTGATGTTCGGTAACCTGGTGAAAGAGATCGGAACAAATACATTCCGCCTGTTCGATGCGGCTTCAAACAGTATTATGAATGCGGCTACGATCTTCCTGGGATTATCTGTCGGTGCGACCATGACAGCGGAAGCATTCCTGAACCTGACAACGATCGGTATCGTGGTCGGTGGATTCCTGGCGTTCGCCTTATCCATCGCCGGCGGTATTTTCTTCGTGAAACTATTCAATTTGTTTACTAAGAAAAAGATCAATCCGCTGATCGGAGCAACCGGATTAAGCGCCGTTCCGATGGCTTCGCGTGTAGCCAATGAGATTGCACTGAAATACGACCCGAAAAACCATGTATTACAATATTGCATGGCCAGCAACATCTCCGGCGTGATCGGATCGGCTGTTGCGGCCGGGGTATTGATATCGTTCTTAGGATAA